Proteins encoded within one genomic window of Desulfobacterales bacterium:
- a CDS encoding phosphoribosyl-ATP diphosphatase, producing MKSFEELFVELQVKAFSQDPESSTFNEMEKGKHFIGKKILEEAGEVWMASEHEGRQRTAEEISQLLYHIQVMMLACDLGLEDIYKHL from the coding sequence ATGAAATCGTTTGAAGAATTATTTGTCGAGCTCCAGGTGAAGGCATTTAGTCAGGACCCGGAATCGAGTACCTTTAATGAAATGGAAAAAGGAAAGCATTTTATCGGGAAAAAAATTCTTGAAGAAGCCGGAGAGGTCTGGATGGCGTCGGAACATGAAGGCCGTCAAAGGACTGCCGAAGAAATTTCTCAACTTTTGTACCATATTCAGGTGATGATGCTGGCATGTGATCTGGGGTTGGAAGATATCTACAAACATCTGTAA
- the hisG gene encoding ATP phosphoribosyltransferase: MLKIALPNKGSLSEGAVQVVKEAGYRCRRYGRELMVRDSENKIEFVFLRPRDISVYVHNGVLDMGITGRDLAIDSEADVVELLPLRFGKSDFYYAVPHSSSLTPEMFHQLRIATSYPNLVLNDLKHRNVTPARIIRLEGAVEIAIQLGVADVVADVVQSGKTLEDAGLKVIGEPLLSSEAVLIARQQEICQRHDVKVFIERLKGIVVAREYVIVEYDAPESLLETVSRMTPGIESPTVSPLSKKGWVAVKAMTMRKDVNRIMDELKDVGARGIIVTDIRCCRL; the protein is encoded by the coding sequence ATGTTGAAAATTGCGTTGCCCAATAAAGGCTCGTTATCCGAGGGGGCTGTTCAGGTCGTAAAAGAGGCAGGTTATCGCTGCCGGCGGTATGGCCGGGAGCTGATGGTCCGTGACAGTGAAAATAAAATCGAATTTGTATTCCTGCGGCCCAGGGATATTTCCGTGTATGTTCATAACGGGGTCCTGGATATGGGCATTACCGGCCGGGATCTGGCCATTGACAGCGAAGCGGACGTTGTGGAGTTGTTGCCGTTGAGATTCGGCAAATCCGATTTTTATTATGCGGTTCCGCATAGCAGCAGCCTTACCCCTGAAATGTTTCATCAGCTTAGAATCGCAACATCATATCCCAATCTGGTTTTAAACGATTTAAAACATCGAAACGTTACGCCTGCCAGGATCATCCGCCTGGAAGGGGCGGTTGAAATAGCCATCCAGCTGGGCGTTGCCGATGTGGTTGCCGATGTGGTTCAATCCGGAAAAACATTGGAAGATGCCGGGCTGAAGGTTATCGGTGAGCCGCTTCTGAGCTCCGAAGCCGTTCTCATAGCCCGGCAGCAGGAAATCTGCCAGCGGCATGATGTAAAGGTGTTTATCGAACGGCTCAAGGGAATTGTGGTCGCTCGTGAATATGTGATCGTGGAATATGATGCCCCGGAATCTCTCCTTGAAACGGTGAGCCGGATGACCCCGGGTATCGAATCCCCGACGGTTTCTCCGTTGAGCAAAAAAGGATGGGTTGCGGTCAAGGCCATGACCATGCGAAAAGATGTCAATCGGATCATGGACGAACTGAAAGATGTCGGCGCCCGGGGCATTATTGTCACCGATATACGATGCTGCCGGCTGTGA